From a region of the Campylobacter showae genome:
- a CDS encoding acetolactate synthase large subunit encodes MKGISGSRMVMEALREEDVETVFGYPGGAALNIYDETYKQSYFRHVLTRHEQAAVHAADGYARASGKVGVAFVTSGPGFTNAVTGLATAYSDSIPLILISGQVPTSLIGTDAFQEIDAVGISRPCVKHNYLVRSIEELPRILKEAFYIARSGRPGPVHVDIPKDITAAVGDFDYPTEIKMPTYKPTYKGNAKQIKKALEVIAEAKRPLLYLGGGVVAANASDLVRKFSAKTGIPAVETLMGLGVLAHEDKNLLSMVGMHGSYAANMAMSETDLIIALGVRFDDRVTGKLSEFAKHAKIIHVDIDPSSISKIVNAHFPIVGDLNCVLEEMVEKVSVNEQNLTAWREILARYDALNPLDYKDSDEIIKPQWVVRETAKILKESGKDAVIATDVGQHQMWVAQFYPFDRPRQLITSGGQGTMGFGLPAALGAKNAMPGSTVVNFTGDGSILMNIQELMTATEIGKPVINIILNNNFLGMVRQWQTFFYGERYSSTDLSLQPDFAKIAEGFGGTGFVCRTKDEFRSALKEAMACGKTAVLDVRVDRFEDVLPMVPAGAAIYNMILKSKE; translated from the coding sequence ATAAAAGGTATTTCTGGCTCGCGCATGGTGATGGAAGCCTTGCGCGAGGAGGACGTAGAGACGGTTTTTGGTTACCCGGGCGGCGCGGCGCTAAACATCTACGACGAGACGTATAAGCAGAGTTATTTTAGGCACGTTTTGACGCGTCACGAGCAAGCCGCCGTGCACGCCGCAGACGGCTACGCACGTGCTAGCGGCAAGGTCGGAGTGGCGTTTGTAACGAGCGGCCCCGGCTTTACAAACGCAGTAACTGGTCTAGCCACCGCATACTCGGATAGTATTCCGCTTATATTAATCAGCGGCCAGGTTCCGACCTCGCTTATCGGTACGGACGCCTTTCAGGAGATCGACGCCGTGGGTATCTCTCGCCCGTGTGTGAAGCACAACTACCTCGTGCGCAGTATCGAGGAGCTACCGCGCATCCTAAAAGAGGCCTTTTATATCGCTCGCTCTGGACGTCCCGGCCCCGTTCACGTCGATATCCCAAAGGATATAACCGCGGCCGTCGGGGATTTTGATTACCCGACCGAGATAAAGATGCCGACGTACAAACCGACCTACAAAGGCAACGCAAAGCAAATCAAAAAGGCGCTTGAAGTCATAGCCGAGGCCAAACGCCCGCTACTTTATCTAGGAGGAGGCGTCGTAGCGGCGAACGCTAGCGATCTCGTGCGTAAATTTAGCGCAAAGACGGGCATCCCGGCGGTCGAAACGCTGATGGGGCTTGGCGTCCTAGCGCATGAGGATAAAAATCTACTCTCGATGGTCGGCATGCACGGTAGCTATGCGGCAAATATGGCTATGAGCGAGACCGATCTCATCATCGCGCTTGGCGTGCGATTTGACGACCGCGTGACGGGCAAACTAAGCGAATTTGCCAAACACGCCAAAATCATCCACGTCGATATCGACCCTAGCTCGATCTCAAAGATCGTAAACGCGCACTTCCCGATCGTAGGCGATCTAAACTGCGTCCTAGAAGAGATGGTGGAAAAAGTAAGCGTAAACGAGCAAAATTTGACCGCGTGGCGCGAGATATTAGCCAGGTACGACGCGCTAAATCCGCTGGATTACAAAGATAGCGACGAGATCATAAAACCGCAATGGGTCGTGCGCGAAACGGCTAAAATTTTAAAAGAATCAGGCAAAGACGCCGTGATCGCCACCGACGTCGGCCAGCATCAGATGTGGGTCGCGCAGTTTTATCCGTTTGATAGGCCGCGTCAGCTGATAACTAGCGGAGGTCAGGGAACTATGGGCTTTGGTTTGCCAGCAGCCCTCGGAGCAAAAAATGCGATGCCGGGAAGCACGGTCGTAAATTTCACCGGCGACGGCTCGATCCTCATGAACATCCAAGAGCTGATGACCGCCACCGAGATCGGCAAACCAGTCATCAACATCATCTTAAATAACAATTTCCTAGGCATGGTGCGCCAGTGGCAGACTTTTTTCTACGGCGAGCGCTACTCCTCGACCGACCTTAGCTTGCAACCTGATTTTGCAAAGATCGCGGAGGGCTTTGGCGGAACGGGCTTCGTGTGCCGCACGAAGGACGAGTTTCGCTCAGCGCTAAAAGAGGCGATGGCCTGCGGTAAAACGGCGGTGCTAGACGTGCGCGTGGATAGATTTGAGGACGTACTGCCGATGGTTCCTGCGGGTGCGGCGATATACAACATGATCTTAAAAAGCAAGGAATAA
- the ilvN gene encoding acetolactate synthase small subunit — protein MRRVISVIVLNEHGVLSRISGLFAGRGYNIDTLTVAPIPGTELSRISIVTSGDERVLEQIVKQLHKLIPTYKVIESGEFVEKEMALVKIPLSENFGGLDAILKAYNGIVANTNENYIVVMVSDDASRIENFLKAIKKFNPTDVVRGGSVLMDL, from the coding sequence ATAAGAAGAGTGATTTCAGTCATCGTGCTAAACGAGCACGGCGTTTTATCGCGCATTTCCGGGCTTTTTGCTGGGCGCGGATACAACATCGACACGCTCACGGTTGCACCGATCCCGGGCACCGAGCTTTCTCGTATCAGCATCGTCACCAGCGGCGACGAGCGCGTGCTCGAGCAGATCGTAAAGCAGCTACACAAGCTAATACCGACCTACAAAGTCATCGAAAGCGGCGAATTCGTCGAAAAAGAAATGGCGCTGGTAAAAATCCCGTTAAGCGAAAATTTCGGCGGGCTAGACGCGATATTAAAAGCCTACAACGGTATCGTAGCCAACACCAACGAGAACTACATCGTCGTCATGGTCAGCGACGACGCGAGCAGGATAGAAAATTTCCTCAAAGCTATCAAAAAATTTAACCCAACAGACGTCGTGCGCGGCGGCTCTGTACTAATGGATCTATGA
- a CDS encoding 4Fe-4S dicluster domain-containing protein — MQSTLGSRRSFIAAAGVFIASTALRAAPNKFEKTKGPRYGMVIDLTRCVGCQSCTMNCAMENNVQAGAFRTIVSEYEASDKDGNHAVIASLPRLCNHCENPACIDVCPTGASHQRSNGIVKVNSAECIGCALCAEACPYHARYLSMQTYKVDKCTFCDHRLREGLLPACVETCVGGSRIIGDLNDENSNIRKFLAAHETMVLDSPKNTHPQVFYYGVSEILAKNDKELAAKKGYKQAISWSEEIAL; from the coding sequence ATGCAATCAACGCTAGGTTCGCGTCGTAGCTTTATTGCTGCGGCGGGTGTTTTTATCGCCTCTACTGCGCTTAGGGCCGCTCCGAATAAATTTGAAAAAACCAAAGGTCCGCGCTACGGCATGGTCATCGACCTCACGCGCTGCGTCGGCTGCCAGTCGTGCACGATGAACTGCGCCATGGAAAACAACGTCCAAGCAGGCGCCTTTAGGACGATCGTTTCGGAGTACGAAGCTAGCGACAAAGACGGCAACCACGCCGTTATCGCATCGCTGCCGCGCCTTTGCAATCACTGCGAAAATCCAGCCTGTATCGACGTTTGTCCGACGGGAGCGAGCCACCAAAGAAGCAACGGCATCGTCAAAGTAAATAGCGCCGAGTGTATCGGTTGCGCGCTTTGCGCCGAGGCCTGTCCGTATCACGCCAGATACCTCAGCATGCAGACCTATAAAGTCGATAAATGCACCTTTTGCGATCACAGACTGCGCGAGGGATTGCTGCCTGCGTGCGTGGAGACCTGCGTGGGCGGAAGCCGCATAATAGGCGATCTAAACGACGAAAACTCAAATATCAGGAAATTTTTAGCCGCTCACGAGACGATGGTGCTAGATAGTCCGAAAAATACGCATCCGCAGGTTTTTTACTACGGCGTGAGCGAAATTTTGGCTAAGAACGACAAGGAACTGGCGGCTAAAAAAGGATACAAACAAGCGATCAGCTGGAGCGAAGAGATCGCGCTGTAA
- a CDS encoding molybdopterin-dependent oxidoreductase, with product MQRREFLKNAAMISAVGATAAVADDAGKIKDDYKPQGSSLQPEFSVKDGKISMNDGHSVIFSMCHGCVAKCGLRLHVDEKADRVLRCTGNPYHPLSNVHWASFDTSINDALLATTASGEDDRRATVCARGAALPEMIASPIRILSPLKRVGKRGEGKWKKISFEQLIEEVVEGGDLFGEGHVDGLRAIHSDELIDEANPEYGTKRNQLLSFYLYDGRSDIVDRFIKKSFGTINHYSHGGICGGGFRVGGKIAHNAKGFAHTKPDYENSKFTIYWGTSPANGGNPFQKQAKMVAHARSTNNDFSYAVVDPTLTNAVKFAASDKGRWIGIKPGTDTALAMAMIRWIIENEKYAANYLMQPNLEQAKLAGEIHWCNATHLVITQKGHPDYGKFALVGDEWQVCSQSGKIQSYKINEPAKLYYKGKILLNGKKVEVKSSMQLLKESAYKHSLKEYSKICGVSVEDILWLCENFTKNGRQVSTNVHGGMMHTQAAMSTYAIFCLNTLMGTYGYKGGSVNASAGTHEFLKGRYDLESFEGAYKPNGLNLSRSGKYYETSSEFKRKVAAGGSGYPAQQPWYPISMPLVNETLTSHAAGYPYKVKAFINYMTNVMYGQAGLEVAVLDALKDSKNLPLFIGIDAFMNETNAYADYIVPDGVNLENWALPNSLWGTIAKTSVVRYPAVAAKQDRAADGTVIDAEAFYIAVAKRLGLKGFGKGAFKDKDGKPMDLDTKEQYYAAALANLAFDGAGVKDIDKEDLKLSKISKTMKKLEPFLKDEEKAKVAHVLAKGGRFDDYESAYAGDKMTVKVSAATPAAIYYEPLGGHRHSITGEYMPGTPSLALPVASDGTPLEKFFPKSEWKYLVSSRKSNIQHYYTIVSPKLRAIHPKNFVRIAEDIASEQGIKTGDKVKITTPYGSQTGEAFVTNGVASGVISLEHGFGHDEFGARVHFIDGKPAFWLENAEKGVNHNKLGLLDPKRKGKFSLNDWLVGTCARQALPANIRKIG from the coding sequence ATGCAAAGACGAGAATTTCTAAAAAACGCGGCGATGATCTCGGCCGTGGGCGCGACCGCTGCGGTAGCGGATGACGCGGGAAAAATAAAAGACGACTACAAGCCGCAGGGCAGCTCGCTTCAGCCCGAATTTAGCGTAAAAGACGGCAAAATTTCGATGAACGACGGGCATAGCGTGATATTTTCTATGTGTCACGGCTGCGTGGCAAAGTGCGGACTGCGGCTACACGTGGACGAAAAAGCAGACCGCGTGCTAAGATGCACGGGCAACCCCTATCACCCGCTATCAAACGTGCACTGGGCGAGCTTTGATACCTCGATAAACGACGCGTTGCTAGCAACAACGGCTAGCGGCGAGGACGATCGGCGCGCCACGGTATGCGCTAGAGGCGCGGCACTGCCCGAGATGATAGCTTCGCCTATTAGGATTTTATCGCCGCTTAAGCGAGTAGGCAAAAGAGGCGAGGGCAAGTGGAAAAAGATCAGCTTCGAACAGCTCATAGAAGAGGTAGTCGAGGGCGGTGATCTTTTCGGCGAGGGGCACGTGGATGGGCTTAGAGCCATACACTCAGACGAGCTCATCGACGAGGCAAATCCCGAATACGGCACCAAACGCAACCAGCTTTTGAGCTTTTATCTCTACGACGGACGCTCGGATATCGTCGATCGCTTTATCAAAAAATCTTTCGGCACTATAAATCACTATTCGCACGGCGGTATCTGCGGTGGCGGTTTTAGAGTCGGCGGCAAGATCGCGCACAACGCAAAGGGCTTTGCTCACACTAAGCCCGACTACGAAAACTCCAAATTTACCATCTACTGGGGCACCTCGCCCGCAAACGGCGGAAATCCGTTCCAAAAGCAAGCCAAAATGGTCGCCCACGCAAGAAGTACAAACAATGACTTCAGCTATGCGGTGGTAGATCCGACGCTAACAAACGCCGTCAAATTCGCCGCCTCCGATAAAGGCCGCTGGATCGGTATAAAACCCGGCACCGACACTGCGCTTGCTATGGCGATGATACGCTGGATCATAGAAAACGAAAAATACGCGGCAAACTACCTCATGCAGCCAAATTTAGAGCAAGCAAAGCTAGCAGGCGAGATACACTGGTGCAACGCCACCCACCTAGTCATAACGCAAAAAGGCCACCCAGACTACGGCAAATTTGCGCTCGTGGGCGACGAGTGGCAGGTCTGCTCTCAAAGCGGCAAAATCCAAAGCTACAAGATAAACGAGCCGGCTAAGCTCTACTACAAGGGCAAAATTTTGCTTAACGGCAAAAAAGTCGAGGTCAAAAGCTCGATGCAGCTGCTAAAAGAATCAGCCTACAAACACAGCCTAAAAGAGTACTCTAAAATTTGCGGCGTAAGCGTGGAGGATATCCTCTGGCTATGCGAAAATTTCACCAAAAACGGCAGGCAGGTCAGCACCAACGTCCACGGCGGCATGATGCACACGCAAGCGGCGATGAGCACGTACGCGATATTTTGTCTAAACACGCTCATGGGCACCTACGGCTACAAGGGCGGCAGCGTAAACGCAAGCGCAGGTACTCATGAGTTTTTAAAGGGTAGATACGATCTAGAGAGCTTCGAGGGCGCATACAAGCCAAACGGGCTAAATTTATCCCGCTCGGGCAAGTATTACGAAACGAGCTCGGAGTTTAAGCGCAAAGTCGCGGCAGGCGGCAGCGGCTATCCGGCACAGCAGCCGTGGTATCCTATCTCGATGCCGTTAGTAAACGAGACTCTCACCAGCCACGCCGCGGGCTATCCGTACAAAGTAAAAGCGTTTATAAACTACATGACAAACGTTATGTACGGGCAGGCAGGGCTCGAGGTCGCGGTGCTTGACGCACTAAAAGATAGCAAAAATTTACCGCTTTTCATCGGTATCGACGCCTTTATGAACGAGACTAACGCCTACGCCGACTACATCGTACCAGACGGGGTAAATCTCGAAAACTGGGCGCTTCCAAACTCGCTTTGGGGCACGATCGCTAAAACCTCGGTCGTGCGCTATCCGGCCGTCGCCGCTAAACAAGACCGCGCCGCAGACGGCACGGTGATCGACGCGGAGGCCTTTTATATCGCGGTGGCAAAGAGGCTCGGACTAAAAGGCTTTGGCAAGGGCGCCTTTAAGGACAAAGACGGAAAGCCGATGGATCTGGATACGAAAGAGCAGTATTACGCCGCGGCGCTGGCAAATTTGGCCTTTGACGGAGCGGGTGTGAAGGACATCGACAAAGAGGACTTGAAGCTCAGCAAAATTTCAAAAACCATGAAAAAGCTAGAGCCGTTTTTAAAAGACGAGGAAAAAGCAAAAGTCGCGCACGTGCTGGCAAAGGGCGGTAGATTTGACGATTACGAGAGTGCGTATGCGGGCGATAAAATGACGGTAAAAGTATCCGCCGCCACGCCTGCTGCGATCTACTACGAGCCGCTTGGCGGACACAGGCACTCTATCACGGGCGAGTACATGCCTGGCACTCCTAGCCTCGCTCTGCCTGTGGCTAGCGACGGCACGCCGCTAGAAAAGTTTTTCCCAAAATCAGAGTGGAAATACCTCGTAAGCTCGAGAAAATCAAACATCCAGCACTACTATACGATAGTTAGTCCAAAGCTGCGGGCCATACATCCGAAAAATTTTGTCAGGATCGCCGAGGATATCGCGAGCGAGCAGGGTATCAAGACGGGCGACAAGGTCAAGATCACGACGCCGTACGGCTCGCAAACAGGCGAGGCCTTCGTAACAAACGGCGTCGCTAGCGGCGTCATCAGCCTCGAGCACGGTTTTGGGCACGATGAGTTTGGCGCTAGAGTGCATTTTATCGACGGCAAACCGGCCTTTTGGCTAGAAAATGCGGAAAAAGGAGTAAATCACAACAAACTTGGCCTACTAGATCCGAAGCGAAAGGGCAAATTTAGCCTAAACGACTGGCTGGTTGGCACCTGCGCTAGACAAGCGCTACCTGCAAATATCCGTAAAATCGGCTAA
- a CDS encoding acetate kinase, with translation MKILVLNSGSSSVKFQLFDMADNRVIASGLVEKIGEASSYAKLKDVSTDKIYEERALLKDHHEGLEAMRRLFVSSNILHDFSELDGIGHRIVHGGESFSDSALVTPDVIAKIEQNSVLAPLHNPGHLAGIRNAMQETDKNGGGKKVPHVVVFDTVFHQTIPEYAYRYALPFDLCKRLHIRRYGFHGTSHHYVTKKAAEYLGVPYEKFNAVSLHLGNGASACAVQGGKSVDTSMGLSPLEGLIMGTRSGDMDPAVLTYLLNLGELTADGIDAFLNKKSGLLGICGSNDMREVVVKMQGGDERAHLAFEMFCYRIKKYIGAYYAVLGRVDAVVFTGGIGENAPYSREKICNDLTHIGIRIDHELNFAASGGIRDLSAPDAAVKTLVVPTNEELEIALETKRVIENL, from the coding sequence GTGAAAATTTTGGTTTTAAACTCAGGTAGCTCGTCGGTTAAATTTCAGCTTTTTGATATGGCAGATAACCGCGTCATCGCTAGCGGCCTAGTCGAAAAGATCGGCGAAGCAAGCTCCTACGCCAAGCTAAAAGACGTTAGCACGGATAAAATTTACGAGGAGCGCGCTCTGCTAAAGGACCACCACGAGGGGCTTGAGGCGATGAGGCGGCTGTTTGTTAGCTCAAATATCCTGCATGATTTTAGCGAGCTAGACGGCATCGGACACCGCATCGTGCACGGCGGCGAGAGCTTTAGCGACTCGGCTCTAGTTACGCCTGACGTGATCGCCAAAATCGAGCAAAACTCCGTCCTAGCGCCCCTTCACAACCCGGGCCACCTAGCGGGCATAAGAAATGCTATGCAAGAAACGGACAAAAATGGAGGCGGTAAAAAGGTACCTCACGTCGTCGTTTTTGATACCGTGTTTCATCAAACTATCCCCGAGTACGCCTACCGCTACGCTCTGCCGTTTGATCTTTGCAAAAGACTACATATCCGCAGATACGGCTTTCACGGCACTTCGCACCACTACGTGACTAAAAAAGCCGCCGAGTATCTGGGCGTACCGTACGAGAAATTTAACGCCGTCTCGCTACATCTTGGCAACGGAGCCTCTGCCTGCGCCGTGCAAGGCGGCAAAAGCGTCGATACCTCGATGGGTTTAAGTCCGCTAGAAGGCCTGATAATGGGCACTAGAAGCGGCGACATGGATCCTGCGGTGCTTACATATCTTTTAAATTTAGGCGAGCTCACGGCTGATGGCATAGACGCGTTTTTAAACAAAAAAAGCGGACTGCTAGGCATCTGCGGCTCAAACGACATGCGCGAAGTGGTTGTTAAGATGCAAGGCGGCGACGAGCGCGCGCACCTAGCCTTTGAGATGTTTTGTTACCGCATAAAAAAATATATCGGCGCGTATTACGCGGTTTTGGGCCGAGTGGATGCGGTAGTTTTTACCGGCGGTATCGGCGAAAACGCCCCGTATAGCCGCGAGAAAATCTGCAACGATCTCACGCACATTGGTATCAGGATCGATCACGAGCTAAATTTCGCCGCAAGCGGCGGTATACGCGATCTAAGCGCCCCTGACGCAGCGGTAAAAACTCTCGTCGTGCCTACTAACGAGGAGCTAGAAATCGCGCTGGAAACAAAAAGGGTGATAGAAAATCTATAA
- a CDS encoding DUF3137 domain-containing protein — protein MTLSQAFLLTVKKQKECRAAAAGSPTLIALSIGIFALFFAGLKVFDLGSGAALVLLILFFGLLFWVPAKLKSIGKAQDEYNEFYKEVFVRALIGEIDESFMYSAHGGISQSEFNAAGIYRPSTFYSEDSVRGVYNGIKFSLCEVISHEREYPRVNNKYVAAFVLLKYAFDKYSDFKDSVLKCEFNKKFNGKTVAVSKDFNTKFLGEKELLDDVKFNENFRVFTTDKVEARYLLTPSFMGKLNMLKAYKNTLKSPSAAFMDNKFYLFCFSRRNFFEGRLFDKLDIAEARREQRYVRQMLSVIDELNLSLDIYR, from the coding sequence ATGACCCTTTCGCAAGCATTTTTATTAACCGTAAAAAAACAAAAAGAGTGCCGAGCCGCAGCGGCGGGATCGCCCACTCTTATCGCCCTTAGCATCGGCATTTTTGCACTGTTTTTCGCAGGGCTTAAGGTCTTTGATCTAGGCAGCGGGGCGGCTTTGGTTTTGCTTATATTGTTTTTCGGCTTGCTATTTTGGGTGCCCGCAAAGCTAAAAAGTATCGGCAAAGCGCAGGATGAATACAACGAATTTTACAAAGAAGTTTTCGTTCGCGCGCTTATCGGCGAGATAGACGAGAGCTTTATGTATAGCGCTCACGGCGGCATCTCGCAGAGCGAATTTAACGCGGCGGGGATTTATAGACCGAGCACATTTTATAGCGAAGATAGCGTACGCGGCGTATATAACGGCATTAAATTTAGCCTGTGTGAAGTGATCAGTCATGAGCGCGAATACCCGCGCGTAAATAACAAATACGTCGCCGCGTTCGTCCTACTAAAGTACGCGTTTGATAAGTATTCGGATTTCAAAGATAGCGTGCTAAAGTGCGAGTTTAACAAGAAATTTAACGGCAAAACGGTCGCCGTTAGCAAGGATTTTAATACTAAATTTTTAGGCGAAAAAGAGCTACTCGACGACGTCAAATTTAACGAAAATTTTAGAGTTTTTACGACGGATAAGGTGGAGGCGAGATATCTGCTCACGCCTTCGTTTATGGGCAAGCTAAATATGCTAAAAGCCTACAAAAACACGCTAAAATCGCCGAGTGCGGCCTTTATGGATAACAAATTTTATCTATTTTGCTTTAGCAGGAGAAATTTTTTTGAGGGGCGGCTTTTTGATAAACTAGACATCGCCGAGGCTCGCCGCGAGCAAAGATACGTCAGGCAGATGCTTAGTGTCATCGACGAGCTAAATTTGAGCCTAGATATTTATCGGTAA
- the pta gene encoding phosphate acetyltransferase → MADSILALGANFQEIYEIISTKFENVAVFDPINDFYGLENAKKVFENGSEREFFKSAINEFDRLAQSADFVLVKPAKSIANIGEIELNLQIARNLNVPVFCSENLSFFTRNSKLIISANLDEILNAKQDIITPLRFENSLFKLATKDKKTVVLPESEDERILRASEILLKSGAVNLILLGDENEVKFEAEKLGVNLSGARFINLEKNEYAQRLTAALFEARKSKGVSLEQARELVRDRTYFATMLVQEGLADTMVSGANTTTAHTIRPALQIIKTLPNSPLVSSSFIMCFDEEILIYADCAINPNPDAQQLAQIAIASAETARAFGLEPRVAMLSYSSGDSGSGADIDLVRSAGEIAHSLAPTLKIEAPVQYDAAVDPAVARKKLPNSDVAGRANVFVFPNLNAGNIGYKIAQRSANCVAVGPVLQGLKKPVNDLSRGCGVGDVVNTVLISAIQAANEGEK, encoded by the coding sequence ATGGCCGATTCTATCCTTGCGCTTGGCGCGAATTTTCAAGAAATTTACGAAATTATATCAACAAAATTTGAAAATGTAGCCGTTTTTGACCCCATCAATGATTTTTACGGACTCGAAAATGCCAAAAAAGTCTTTGAAAACGGCAGCGAGCGTGAGTTTTTTAAAAGCGCGATAAATGAATTTGACCGACTAGCCCAGAGCGCTGATTTCGTACTCGTTAAACCTGCAAAAAGTATCGCAAATATCGGCGAAATAGAGCTAAATTTACAGATCGCTAGAAATTTAAACGTTCCGGTTTTTTGCAGCGAAAATTTGAGCTTTTTTACGCGAAACTCAAAGCTAATCATAAGCGCAAATTTGGATGAAATTTTAAACGCAAAGCAAGATATCATCACGCCTTTGCGCTTTGAAAACTCGCTATTTAAACTCGCCACAAAAGATAAAAAAACCGTCGTTTTGCCAGAAAGCGAAGACGAGCGGATACTAAGAGCGAGCGAAATTTTACTAAAAAGCGGCGCGGTAAACTTGATCCTTTTGGGCGACGAAAACGAAGTCAAATTTGAAGCGGAAAAACTAGGCGTAAATTTAAGCGGCGCGAGATTTATAAATTTAGAAAAAAACGAGTACGCGCAGCGCCTAACCGCCGCGCTTTTTGAAGCTCGCAAAAGCAAGGGCGTGAGCCTGGAGCAAGCTCGTGAACTCGTGCGAGATAGGACATACTTTGCCACGATGCTAGTGCAAGAAGGGCTGGCAGACACCATGGTAAGCGGCGCAAACACGACCACGGCGCACACTATCCGCCCGGCACTTCAGATCATCAAAACGCTCCCAAATAGCCCGCTAGTTTCAAGCTCGTTTATAATGTGCTTTGACGAGGAGATCCTGATCTACGCCGACTGCGCGATAAATCCAAACCCGGATGCCCAGCAACTAGCGCAAATCGCCATAGCCTCGGCGGAAACGGCGCGTGCGTTCGGACTGGAACCGCGGGTGGCGATGCTAAGCTACTCTAGCGGAGATAGCGGCAGCGGCGCGGATATCGATCTGGTTAGGAGCGCGGGCGAGATAGCGCATAGTCTAGCTCCCACCCTAAAAATCGAAGCTCCCGTGCAGTACGATGCGGCCGTAGACCCCGCAGTAGCTCGCAAAAAGCTACCAAACAGCGACGTAGCAGGTCGCGCGAACGTTTTTGTATTTCCAAATTTAAACGCTGGCAATATCGGCTATAAAATCGCGCAAAGAAGCGCAAACTGCGTCGCCGTCGGACCCGTACTGCAAGGTCTAAAAAAACCGGTAAACGACCTAAGTCGCGGATGCGGCGTGGGCGACGTCGTAAATACGGTCCTAATCAGCGCGATACAAGCCGCAAACGAAGGAGAAAAATAG
- the flgH gene encoding flagellar basal body L-ring protein FlgH, with the protein MRKNIYFCALAAAFLSGCLPSADPRIDMKPPVYVEQLPAKQVNNQPNAGSLFGRGDNPLFADRKAMNVNDIVTVVISERANQSSSGKHDTSKNSTISLGGGIFTAGSAPLSTLATQLNKAGDIGFSAGTKNEFTGAGSSVRAEAFTTTISARIIKVLENGNYFIEGSRELLINGEKQIMQLSGVIRPYDISNANEIDSRYIADAKILYKTEGDVDRATRKPWGTKLMEAIWPF; encoded by the coding sequence GTGAGAAAAAATATTTACTTTTGCGCCCTTGCAGCAGCGTTTTTGAGCGGGTGCTTGCCTAGCGCCGATCCTCGCATAGATATGAAGCCGCCCGTTTACGTCGAGCAGCTTCCCGCCAAACAGGTCAATAACCAACCAAACGCGGGCAGTCTTTTCGGTCGCGGCGACAACCCGCTTTTTGCCGACCGCAAGGCGATGAACGTAAACGATATCGTAACCGTCGTCATCAGCGAGCGTGCCAACCAAAGCTCCAGCGGCAAGCACGACACGAGTAAAAACAGCACGATAAGCCTTGGCGGAGGGATATTTACCGCAGGCTCCGCGCCGCTATCGACGCTGGCTACTCAGCTAAACAAAGCCGGCGATATTGGCTTTAGCGCGGGTACGAAAAACGAATTTACGGGTGCGGGATCTAGCGTGCGTGCAGAGGCCTTTACGACTACGATCTCAGCGCGCATCATCAAGGTGCTAGAAAACGGCAACTACTTTATCGAGGGTTCGCGCGAGCTGCTCATAAACGGCGAAAAGCAGATTATGCAGCTTAGCGGCGTGATCCGCCCGTACGACATCTCAAACGCCAACGAGATCGACTCCCGCTACATCGCAGACGCCAAGATCCTATATAAAACCGAAGGCGACGTGGATAGGGCGACAAGGAAGCCGTGGGGGACGAAGCTTATGGAGGCGATCTGGCCCTTTTAA